A genomic region of Eucalyptus grandis isolate ANBG69807.140 chromosome 5, ASM1654582v1, whole genome shotgun sequence contains the following coding sequences:
- the LOC104445345 gene encoding DNA-directed RNA polymerase III subunit RPC10 isoform X2: MEFCPTCGNLLQYELPHRERPARFFCPTCPYVCNIETKVKIKRKQHLVRKKMDPVFSEEDRRNGPQTDGVTCPHCGHGKAIYHQAQIRSADEPMTTFYWCLNEKCGKNWRED; encoded by the exons ATGGAGTTTTGCCCGACTTGTGGAAACTTGTTGCAGTACGAGTTGCCTCATAGGGAGCGGCCAGCCAGATTTTTCTGCCCAACTTGTCCCTATGTCTGTAATATCGAGACCAAG GTTAAGATAAAGAGGAAGCAACATCTGGTTAGGAAGAAGATGGACCCCGTGTTCTCGGAAGAAGATAGGAGAAATGGACCCCAAACTGATGGCG TGACATGCCCACACTGCGGCCATGGAAAG GCTATCTACCATCAAGCCCAGATCCGTTCTGCTGATGAGCCGATGACAACATTCTATTGGTGCCTGAACGAGAAATGTGGCAAGAACTGGCGGGAAGATTGA
- the LOC104445345 gene encoding DNA-directed RNA polymerase III subunit RPC10 isoform X1: protein MEFCPTCGNLLQYELPHRERPARFFCPTCPYVCNIETKVKIKRKQHLVRKKMDPVFSEEDRRNGPQTDGVTCPHCGHGKAIYHQAQIRSADEPMTTFYWCLNEKCKRTGGRIELSVPQSQSQFSTPRGLKAELEIMFNWYLGLVETVISMFYPFPDVAWRT, encoded by the exons ATGGAGTTTTGCCCGACTTGTGGAAACTTGTTGCAGTACGAGTTGCCTCATAGGGAGCGGCCAGCCAGATTTTTCTGCCCAACTTGTCCCTATGTCTGTAATATCGAGACCAAG GTTAAGATAAAGAGGAAGCAACATCTGGTTAGGAAGAAGATGGACCCCGTGTTCTCGGAAGAAGATAGGAGAAATGGACCCCAAACTGATGGCG TGACATGCCCACACTGCGGCCATGGAAAGGCTATCTACCATCAAGCCCAGATCCGTTCTGCTGATGAGCCGATGACAACATTCTATTGGTGCCTGAACGAGAAATGTAAAAGAACTGGCGGGAGGATTGAGCTCTCGGTGCCACAGTCGCAAAGCCAATTCAGTACCCCGCGTGGCCTAAAGGCAGAACTGGAAATCATGTTCAACTGGTATTTGGGCCTTGTAGAAACCGTGATCTCAATGTTTTATCCTTTCCCAGATGTTGCATGGCGAACATAA